A window of Aeromicrobium sp. Root236 contains these coding sequences:
- a CDS encoding efflux RND transporter periplasmic adaptor subunit produces the protein MVVLGGVAATVVGLGGGDGNKASADTALPPNTTTVKRETLLDTSTTAGELGYGTATTASSRLSGTVTDLPSVGDTVKRGEALYEVDDVPVTLMYGSLPAYRELKDGFEGADVEQLERNLAALGYVGFDVDEDFTSNTAAAVERWQEDRGLEETGVVALGSVVFAPAKVRIDGLTAEEGSATAPGQEVLTFTGTSKAVTVEIDTEDQRLAKKGGKVTVELPNGETLKGVISDVTTVVKPSDDPNGEDETKVEVTVDIPGRKAQKLSAPFALASVNVTFTVDRRKDVLTVPVAALLALQEGGFGLEVVKGGTSSYVPVTTGLFADGKVEVSGDGISRGTVVGMPK, from the coding sequence GTGGTCGTGCTCGGCGGGGTTGCCGCGACGGTCGTGGGGCTCGGCGGAGGTGACGGCAACAAGGCCAGCGCCGACACGGCGTTGCCGCCGAACACCACCACGGTGAAGCGGGAGACCCTGCTCGACACCAGCACGACCGCCGGTGAGCTCGGCTACGGGACGGCGACGACGGCCAGCAGCCGACTGTCCGGCACGGTCACGGACCTGCCGTCGGTGGGTGACACGGTCAAGCGCGGTGAGGCGCTGTACGAGGTCGACGACGTGCCGGTGACGCTGATGTACGGCTCGTTGCCGGCGTACCGCGAGCTCAAGGACGGGTTCGAGGGCGCCGACGTCGAGCAGCTCGAGAGAAACCTCGCGGCGCTGGGCTACGTGGGCTTCGACGTGGACGAGGACTTCACCTCCAACACCGCCGCCGCCGTCGAGCGCTGGCAGGAGGACCGTGGCCTCGAGGAGACCGGGGTCGTCGCCCTCGGCAGCGTGGTGTTCGCACCCGCCAAGGTCCGGATCGACGGCCTGACCGCGGAGGAGGGCTCGGCCACGGCGCCGGGCCAGGAGGTGCTGACGTTCACCGGGACGTCGAAGGCCGTGACGGTCGAGATCGACACCGAGGACCAGAGGCTCGCCAAGAAGGGCGGCAAGGTCACCGTCGAGCTGCCCAACGGCGAGACCCTCAAGGGGGTCATCTCGGACGTCACGACGGTCGTGAAGCCGTCGGACGATCCCAACGGGGAGGACGAGACCAAGGTCGAGGTCACGGTCGACATCCCGGGCAGGAAGGCGCAGAAGCTGTCTGCGCCGTTCGCCCTGGCGTCGGTCAACGTGACGTTCACGGTCGACCGGCGCAAGGACGTACTGACGGTCCCGGTCGCGGCGCTCCTCGCGCTGCAGGAGGGCGGGTTCGGTCTCGAGGTCGTCAAGGGCGGCACCTCGAGCTACGTCCCGGTCACCACCGGGCTGTTCGCGGACGGCAAGGTCGAGGTGTCCGGCGACGGCATCTCCCGCGGCACGGTCGTGGGGATGCCCAAGTGA